One window from the genome of Perca flavescens isolate YP-PL-M2 chromosome 17, PFLA_1.0, whole genome shotgun sequence encodes:
- the LOC114571802 gene encoding GTPase IMAP family member 4, with protein MSKGSDGLRLVLVGKTGAGKSSAGNTILGREAFVAELSSVSVTSECKKAWGEVGGRKVAVVDTPGLFDTRLNNEEVFKRIKMCIGMSSPGPHAFLVIIQIGRFTEEEKQTVKMIQDTFGKDADKYTMVLFTHGDKLKKQTIEEFVSKSKDLQEIIQKCHGRYHVFNNEVENPCQVTQLLMKIDLLIKDNGGSYYTTEMFIKAEEEIERKKQQLLQESEAKRKKEIEELQARYSGEVLELQKEITNLKHVAEARANAERQC; from the exons ATGTCGAAGG GATCTGATGGCTTGAGGCTTGTTCTAGTTGGGAAGACAGGTGCAGGGAAGAGTTCAGCAGGAAACACCATCTTGGGCAGAGAGGCTTTTGTGGCTGAACTGTCCTCCGTTTCTGTGACATCTGAATGCAAGAAAGCATGGGGAGAGGTTGGAGGGAGGAAGGTTGCAGTCGTCGACACTCCAGGGCTGTTTGATACACGTTTAAACAATGAAGAAGTCTTTAAAAGGATCAAGATGTGTATCGGTATGTCCTCTCCTGGTCCTCATGCCTTCCTGGTGATTATTCAGATCGGCAGATTCACAGAGGAAgagaaacaaactgtgaaaatgaTTCAAGACACATTTGGTAAAGATGCAGACAAATACACAATGGTGCTGTTTACCCATGGAGACAAGCTGAAGAAACAAACCATTGAAGAGTTCGTTTCAAAGAGCAAAGACCTGCAAGAAATCATTCAGAAATGTCATGGCCGTTATCACGTCTTCAACAACGAGGTGGAAAACCCGTGTCAAGTCACTCAGCTTCTGATGAAGATAGACTTATTGATCAAGGATAATGGCGGGTCGTACTACACCACAGAGATGTTCATAAAAGCAGAGGAAGAAATAGAGAGGAAGAAACAACAACTCCTGCAAGAATCTGAGgcaaagaggaagaaagagataGAGGAACTGCAAGCCAGATACTCCGGGGAGGTGTTGGAACTGCAAAAAGAAATAACTAACTTAAAACATGTGGCTGAAGCAAGAGCTAACGCTGAACGTCAAT gttaa
- the LOC114571801 gene encoding GTPase IMAP family member 7 codes for MYFMEMVQRVSEMILGQVNIGGRVLNHCAAVLTVSDVQFCVFLSAGSDELRIVLVGKTGAGKSSAGNTILGREAFESELSSVSVTSECKKERGEVGGRKVALVDTPGLFDTSVEQVWKKIKMCIGMSSPGPHAFLVIVQISRFTEEEKQIVKMIQTAFGDDADKYTMVLFTHGDNLGKQTIEEFLSESEDLEGIIQKCHGRYHVFNNEVENPSQVTELLEKIDRMVEDNGGSYYTTEMFKKAEEEIERKKQQILQESEAQRKKAMEELKARFSGEMLEKQKEMMKLRCEAEARARAERYCSVQPPKPCVIS; via the exons ATGTATTTCATGGAGATGGTCCAGCGAGTGTCTGAGATGATTCTGGGGCAGGTTAACATTGGAGGCAGAGTGCTGAATCACTGCG CAGCAGTCCTCACAGTGTCTGATGTACagttctgtgtgtttttatctgCAGGATCTGATGAGTTGAGGATCGTTCTGGTTGGGAAGACAGGGGCAGGGAAGAGTTCAGCAGGAAACACCATCTTGGGCAGAGAGGCTTTTGAGTCTGAACTGTCCTCCGTTTCTGTGACATCTGAATGCAAGAAAGAAAGGGGAGAGGTTGGAGGGAGGAAGGTTGCACTCGTTGACACTCCAGGGCTGTTTGACACGAGTGTAGAACAAGTGTGGAAAAAGATCAAGATGTGTATCGGTATGTCCTCTCCTGGTCCTCATGCCTTCCTGGTGATTGTTCAGATCAGCAGGTTCACAGAGGAAGAGAAACAAATTGTGAAAATGATTCAAACCGCATTTGGTGACGATGCAGATAAGTACACAATGGTGCTGTTTACCCATGGAGACAATCTGGGGAAACAAACCATTGAAGAGTTTCTTTCAGAGAGCGAAGACCTGGAAGGAATCATTCAGAAATGTCATGGCCGTTATCACGTCTTCAACAACGAGGTGGAAAACCCGTCTCAAGTCACTGAGCTCCTGGAGAAGATAGACAGGATGGTCGAGGATAACGGTGGGTCGTACTACACCACAGAGATGTTCAAGAAAGCAGAGGAAGAAATAGAGAGGAAGAAACAACAAATCCTGCAAGAGTCTGAggcacagaggaagaaagcGATGGAGGAACTGAAAGCCAGATTCTCCGGGGAGATGTTGGAAAAGCAAAAAGAAATGATGAAATTAAGATGTGAGGCTGAAGCAAGAGCTAGGGCTGAACGTTACTGTTCAGTACAACCCCCCAAACCCTGTGTAATCAGTTAA